One Mycolicibacterium fallax genomic window, GGCATGCTGGACATCACCGACGAGAACCGCGTTCGCACCATCACCCTGAACCGGCCCGAGGCACTCAACGCGTTCAACGAGGCGCTCTATGACGCGACGACGATCGCGCTGCGGGAGGCCGCGGCGGACCCGGAGGTCGCGGTGGTGCTGTTGACCGGCGCGGGCCGGGCGTTCTCCGCCGGTACCGACCTCGGTGATCTGCAGGCGATGGCGACCGACCCGGACTTCGTCGCGGGGGAGTTCGGCTTCAATGGCCTGGTCGATGCGCTGGCGGCCTTCCCGAAACCGTTGATCTGCGCGGTCAACGGGCTCGGTCTGGGCATCGGCACCACCGTGCTCGGCTTTGCCGATCTGGCGTTCATGTCCACCGATGCCCGGCTCAAGTGCCCGTTCACCAGCCTCGGGGTGGCCCCGGAGGCGGCCTCGTCGTTCCTGCTGCCGCAGTTGATCGGCCGGCAGAACGCGGCCTGGCTGCTGATGTCCTCGGAGTGGATCGGCGCGGAGGAGGCGCTGCGGATGGGCTTGGTGTGGAAGGTCTGTCCGCCGCAGGAGCTGTTAGCGCAGGCTCGCGCGCACGCCGAGGTACTGGCGTCGCGGTCGATCGCCAGCCTGATGGCGGTCAAGGCGACCATGACCGCACCGGCCGAGCAGGCCGTTGCCGAGGCCCGGGCCCGGGAGAACGGATTCTTCGCCACCCTGCTGGGCTCGGCGGACAATGCCGCCGCGCTGACGGCCTTCAACCAGAAGGACTGAGCGACGGGCTGTGTCAGACGGCGGCCGCGGTCGGCCGGGCGTGCGCCAGGTCGTGTTCGCGGTAGTAGGACTCGATGATGCCCCGCACGGTGTGCCGGCAGCGCCCGCAGTCGGTGCCCGCGCCGCAGGCCTCCGCGACCTGCTTGGAGGTGCATGCGCCGTTGGCCACCGCGTCGGTGATGACATGGCTGGTGGCACCGGTGCACAGGCAGACGAACACTGCGGGTCACCCCCTCTCGCCGATCGACTTAAGCTGAGTCTAACCTAACTGAGCCGATAGGTGTTAGGCCCGCCTAATTCCCGTGTCCGGGGTTTGCTGATGAAGCCCAGACCGCCCTAACTAAGGCGTACCTATGTTCGATGTCGTGGGCATTTCGGCAGGCCAACGGGCCAATTTACGGCTAGATTGGTGACCACGGCGACCGCGCCACAGCCCCGGTGGCGCTCGCTGCTGCGAACAGTCAAGACACCTGGAGGAAGCATGCAAGGCGATCCCGAGGTCCTCAAGCTGCTCAACGAGCAGCTGACCAGCGAACTCACCGCGATCAACCAGTACTTCCTGCACTCGAAGATGCAGGACAACTGGGGCTTCACCGAGCTGGCCGCGCACACCCGCGCCGAATCGTTCGACGAGATGCGGCACGCCGAGGCGGTGACCGATCGGATCCTGCTGCTCGACGGGCTGCCCAACTACCAGCGGATCGGCTCGCTGCGGATCGGGCAGACCCTGCGTGAGCAGTTCGAGGCCGACCTGGCCATCGAGTACGAGGTGGTGCAGCGGTTGCGGCCCGGCATCATCATGTGCCGGGAGAAGCAGGACAGCACCAGCGCGAAGCTGCTCGAAGAAATCGTCGCCGACGAGGAACAGCACATCGACTACCTGGAAACCCAGCTGGAACTGATGGACAAGCTGGGCGAGGAGCTCTACTCCGCCCAGTGCGTCTCGCGGCCGCCGCAGTAGCCGCCGGCCCCGGGGCGTGCGCTCAGCGCTACCGCACGCCCCGAATCAGCCGGCCCGGGCGGTCCCCGGTGTCGGCGCCGTGCCGGCGAGTCACCACACCGCTGACCACGGTGGCGTCGTAGCCCGAGGCGCCCTGGACCAGCCGCCGCCCGCCGGCGGGCAGGTCATGCACCATTCGCGGCACCCCAAGCGTCAGCGCCGTCATGTCGACGACGTTGAGGTCGGCCTTCTTGCCGAGCGCAATGACCCCGCGGTCACTGAGCCCGAACAGCGTTGCGGTGTCCATGGTCTGCTTGCGCACCACGTACTCCAGCGAGAACTTCGGGCCGCGGTGCCGGTCCCGGGCCCAGTGCGTCAGCAGGAAGGTCGGATAGGACGCGTCGCAGATCAGCCCGCAGTGCGCGCCGGCGTCGGAGAGCCCCGACACCGCGGCCGGGTGCGTCATCATCTCGTAGATCGAGCTGTGATCGCCGGCCGCGTAGTTGAAAAACGGCAGCATCAGCATCGCGCCGCCGTCGGACTCCAGCATCATGTCGTACATGGTGGCCAGCGGATCCTCGCCGCGCCGGGCGGCGATCGCCGCGATGGTGCGGTCCGGGGTCGGCTCGTAGTCCGGGGGATCGCCGATCGCGTAGATCCGGTCGACGCTGTGCTGGATCATTGCAAACAGGCTGTCGAACAACGGAACCGGCTGCGGCGGCAGGTCCTGGTCGGCCAGGATGGCGGCCTTGACCGCCGGATCGGCCAGCCGGGCCACCAGCTCGGCGCCCTGATGACGGGCGGCCAGCGCGCGATAGCTGGGCCGGTGGGTGAACGCGTGATAGCCGGGGAAGCCGAACAGCATGCCGAACGGGCGGGCGGCGAATTGGGCGTACAGCGCGATGCCGTCGTCGTGCGCCTTGCCGGCCCGGTCCAGCTGGCGGCGCCACAGGTCCGGCGCGTGCGCGGCCTCGATCAAGGTGAACGACACCGGCCGGTCGATTTCCGCGGAAAGCCTGGCCATCCAGTCCATTTCGTGCATGCAGGCCTGCTCCGGGCTTTCCCCGGCGGTGCCCTGCGGGGCGACCTCGAAGACCGCCTGGCCGCCGGCGGCCATCGCCGCGCCGAGGCCGAAGAGCTCCGCCTCGGCGGCGTAGGTGCCCGGCACCGCCTGGCCGTCCATCGCCCGGTGGGCCTCGGTGCGCGAGGTGGAAAAGCCCAGCGCGCCGGCCTCGATGGCCTCCTGCACGATGCGTGACATCACCGCGATGTCCTCGGCGGTGGCCTCCTCGTTGTTGGCCCCGCGCTCGCCCATGGCGTAGCCGCGCACCGCGCCGTGAGCGATCTGGGTGCCGTAATCGACGGCCAGGTGGCGTTTTTCGATGGCGTCCAGGTATTGCGGGAAGGATTCCCACTGCCAGTCGATGCCCTCGGCCAGCGCCGAGCCGGGAATGTCCTCGACCCCCTCCATCAGCTCGATCAGCCACTGCTCGCTGCCCGGGCGGACCGGGGCGAACCCGACACCGCAGTTGCCGCTGACCACCGTGGTCACCCCGTGCAGGCTGGACGGCTCCAGGGTGTCGTCCCAGCTGACCTGACCGTCGAAATGGGTGTGCACGTCGACGAATCCGGGCGTGACGAACCGGCCGGTGGCGTCGATCGTCTGCGCGGCGGGCACCTCGGTGAGCCCGGGGTCGTCACCGCCGCGGCGGCGGATCTCGGTGATCCGGCCGCCGGAGATGCCGATGTCGGCGCGGTACCGGTCGGCGCCGGTGCCGTCCACGACGGTGCCACCGGTGATGGTCAGGTCGAACATGGCGGCCTCCTCAGGCCAATCCGGTCGCGTCGAAGATCCAGGACATGTCGGCGGTCGCGAAGTCGGCCAGCCAGCTCGGCGGGGCGTGGTTGCTCAGTGCGCCCATGTCCCAGTAGTCCTTCCACAGGGTGACCTTGCCGTCCCGGACCTGGTGCACCGAGACGAACTTCAGCAGCGCGGATTCGCCGCTGGCCCACTGCCATTCCTCGTGATGCTCGTACATCACGTCGGCGCCGTCGTGCAGCATCAGGCCGGGGAAGTTGGCGTAGCCGGCCAGCGGTTCCAGGCCGATCTTGAGCCGTTTGATGATGTCCTCGGGTCCGCGCGCGGCGGCGGCCGGGCCGACCGGCACGTCCAGGTAGATGCAGTCGTCGGCCAGGAAGCCGGCCAGGGCCTGCCAGTCCCGGTCCGACAGCGCCTGCCACATGCCGGTGACGACGGCCTTGGGATCGTTGTGCTCAACCGACATCGGCCAGCCCGCCCTTCGTTTCGGTGGCCGGGGCGAGTCGGCCGTGGCGCAGGAAAGCCCCGGTGCGTTCGGTGCCGACCAGTTCGGTCGGCACGCCGTCGCGCACCACGGCGCGACCGGCGACGAAGACCGCGGCGACGGCGTCGTCGTTGCGGTTGACCATCCGGGACAGCCCGCCGTAGGCGTCCACGGTCTCCTCGGCGTAGGCGTCCAGCCGGTCGTCGAGGGCCTCCGGGTCGATGATCACCAGGTCGGCGCGGTCGCCGACCCGCAGGTGCCCGGCGTCCAGGCCGTACCAGTCGGCCAGCTCGCCGGTCATCCGGTGCACGGCGTGCTCGATCGTCATGAAGCCCTTGCCGGCCCGCTCGGCGTCGCGGACGTGGCGCAGCAGGCGCAGCCCGCTGTTGTAGAAGGCCATGTTGCGCAGGTGCGCCCCGGCGTCGGAGAAGCCCATCTGAATGCCGGGTTCGACGGCCATCTTCTTGAGGATCTCGGGCCGGTGGTTGGAGATGGTGGTGCGCCAGCGCAGCTCGCGGCCGTGCTCGAGCACCAGGTCCAGGAACGCGTCGACCGGGTGCAGGCCGCCGCGATCGAGGCCGACCTGACCGAACGACTTGCCGATCACCGCGGGGTCGGGGCAGTCCACGATCTCGGCGTCGAAGAAGTCGCGGTGCCACACCCGCACGCCGAACTTGTTCTCGTAGTCCTTGCGGAACCGGCGCCGGTAGTCCACGTCGCGGATCATCTCGTCGCGCTCCAGCTCGTCGGACAGGTGCAGCGCGGCCGCACCGGACCCGAACTCCTCGAAGATGACCAGGTCGATGCCGTCGGCGTACACCTCGAACGGGACCGGCAGATGCTGCCAGCGGAAGTCGCCGCCGAGCCGCGAGACCGCCCGGGCCGACGGGCCCATCAGCGACACCGCGTACGGATTGGCCTTGACGTCGGCGGCCGAGAGCAGGCTGGTCTTGAGCTTGGGGCGCAGCAGCCCGATCGACTGGGCCAGCTGCGATACCAGGTTCAGCGGGTTGTTGATGTCGGGGCCGGACTGCAGGATCCGCCCGCGGGCGCGCAGCAGCGACTTGAGCCGGCGCAGCTCGCGCGCCTTGGCGTAGGTCGACGGCAGCGTCCGGGACCGGCACACCTCGCCGTCGAGCTTGTCGAACAGCAGTTGCTGGGAGGACATCCCGACGAACCCGGCGTCCAGCGCGTCGGTCAGCCAGGACTCCATCCGGGCCTGCTCGGCGCGGGTGGGCCGGACGTCCTTGCGGGTGGCGCGGTCCAGGCCCATCGCGGCGGCCCGCATGTCCGAATGCCCGATGAACGCGGCCACGTTCGGCCCCAGCGGCAGGGCCTGCAGCGCGTCGGCGTAACCCGCGGCGCTCGACCAGTTCTTGTTGCGGTCGACGGCGGCGATGACGTGCTCGCGGGGGATGGCCTCCACCCGGCCGAACAGGTCCCCGGCGTCGGTGCCGTCGACGTGGATCGTCGACAGCGAGCAGGAGCCCAGCATGACGGTGGTGACACCGTGACGCAGCGACTCGGGCAGCCCGGGGCCCTCCAGCACCTCGACGTCGTAGTGGGTATGGATGTCGATCATGCCGGGCAGCACCCAGCGGCCGGACGCGTCGATCACCTCCGGGCAGCCGGTGGCGTCGAGGTCCTCGGTGTCGACCGCGACGACGTGTCCGGCGCGAATGCCGATGTTGCGGACCGCCGAGGGGGCACCGGTCCCGTCGAACCAGCGGCCGTTCTTGATGATCGTGTCGTAGCTCACCACCCCATAGAACCCGGTGCGCCGGGCAGAGTCAACGATTTTGTGAACACTTTTCACAATTTGTTCACTCTGCGGGGTGACCAGCCGTTTCGGTGGGGCCGCCGGCGGTGCGGCATGATGCCAGGCACCATGACCGATACTTCGCCGCCATCGCCCTCGAGCCCGTCGGCCTCGACGCTGCCGCGGGTGCTCGACGCCCTGGACCTGACCGCGGTGCCGGCCCCGGCCGGGGTGACCGCGGCATTCGTCGGCGAGCAGTTCCCGGCGCCGTTTCACCACATCCTCGGTGGCCACATCGCCGCCCAGGGCCTGATCGCGGCCGGCCGCACGGTGTCCGGGCGGACCCCGCACAGCCTGCACGGCTATTTCCTGCGGGCCGGCGACGCGCGTCACCCGGTGGACTTCGAGGTCCTCGACCTGCAGGAGGGCCGGAACTTCTCCGCCCGGCGGATCACCGCGTCACAGTCCGGCCAGGTGCTGATGTCGGGCGTCGCCTCGTTCTGCACCGAGGCCGTCGCCGAGCGGGGCGCCGACGGCGGGCTCGGGTACCAGCCGTCGATGCCCGCCGCGCCGGACCCCGACGGGCTGCCCGCGCAGCCGCACCCGGTCGAGTTGGCCGACGCCGGCCCGGGCCGCTGGACCAGCCTGCGCTGGTTCCGGCGCTGCGAGGTCGACACCGGGCGACCCGAGGACTCCGATGGGCCGGGGCGGCTGCGCATCTGGTGGCGGCCCGACGGCGCGGTTCCCCACGATCCGCTGCTGGGAGCGGCGCTGGTGAGCTATCTGTGTGCCGCCAGCCTGGTCGAACCGGCGGTCGCGGCCCGGGTGGCGCGCGGCAGCCGCCAGCTCAACACCGCCCAGCGGGACTTCGCGATCTGGTTCCAGGACGCCCCGCGGCTTGACGACTGGCTGCTGCTGGACCAGTGCAGCGACAGCGCGATCGGTGCCCGCGCGCTGTCCCGGGGCCGGATGTACAACCGGACCGGCGACCTGGTCTGCACCGCAAACCAGGAGCTGTACTTCCCGCCGCGGCTGCCGCAGGGGCACTGATTTTCCCGGGGCGCCGGGTCAGCGCAGGCCGGGGATCAGCCCGATGATCTCCCGAACGGTGTTCTTCACGTACTGACCGGCCGTCACGCCCTGCCGCGAGACCGGGGCCGGCGCGGAGAACAGGTCGCCGCCGCGGCTGCCGCAGGTGGGCCAGGCCTTCATGCCCTGGGTGGCGCGGACGTTCTCGGCGACCCGGATCTGCTCCTCGCGGGAGGCCAGCGCCGGGTTGCCCCGACCGCCGTTGGCGTCCCAGGTGGCCTGCTTGAACTGCAGTCCGCCGTAGTGACCGTTGCCGGTGTTGATCGCCCAGTTGCCGCCGGATTCGCACTGCGCGACGGCGTCCCAGTTCACCGGGGCGGCGGCGGCGGTGCCGGAGCCCAGCGTCAGCAGCCCGAGCAGGGCGGCGCCGGTCATCAGGGCCATCACCAGGTACTTGCGGAAGCCGGTCATGCACGTTTGTTCGGCTCACCCGACCCAAGCGTTACACAAATCACACAAATCATTTCTGCAACATTGCGGCGTGTCGTTTGCGTCCCGGCTGCCGTGACGATTCTGAGACCATTTCTCGGCTCGGCCGCCCGAGGATCCGGTACCGAGGTCCCGCAGGTTGGTGACCTTCGGCGCGGGGTCGGACCCCCGGGCACCGAATACCGTGATGACCATGACTTACGTAATCGCCTCACCGTGTGTCGACGTGGTCGATAAGTCCTGCCAGCAGGAATGCCCGGCCGACTGCATCTACGAGGGTGTCCGCGCGCTGTACATCAACGCCGAGGAGTGCGTCGACTGCGGCGCCTGCAAGCTCGCCTGCAAGATGGAGGCGATCTTCTACGAGGACGACCTGCCGGAGTCCGAGCGGGTGCACCTGGCCGACAACGCGGCGTTCTTCGCCGAGATCCTGCCGGGCCGCTCCGCGCCGCTGGGCGCCCCGGGCGGCGCGATGGACCTCGGGCCGGTCGGGGTGGACACCCCCTACGTCGCCGGCCTGCCGCCGATGGCCACCGCCGGGGTCTGACCGCGACCCGATCGCGGCGGTGCGTCGGTCGCAGCGCGAGTAGCCTGGCTGCGTGACGGGCCGGTCCTGGCCCGCGCCGCCGACCTCCGGAGATTTCGTGTTGGACACCGCGCCGGTCGACCCGCCGTCGGCCGCCGAGCCGGTGCGGCCGTCGACCGTGGCCCACGAGTTCTGGGCCGAGTATCTGCCGCCGTCGGCGCCGCCGTCGGCCCGGTGGCCAGTGGCGATGTTGGTGACCGGTGTCCTCGGGTTGGTTGTCGCGCTCACCCTGGCGCTGAGCCTGCCGATGCTGGACCAGGCCCCGGCCCCGCAGCCC contains:
- a CDS encoding acyl-CoA thioesterase, with product MTDTSPPSPSSPSASTLPRVLDALDLTAVPAPAGVTAAFVGEQFPAPFHHILGGHIAAQGLIAAGRTVSGRTPHSLHGYFLRAGDARHPVDFEVLDLQEGRNFSARRITASQSGQVLMSGVASFCTEAVAERGADGGLGYQPSMPAAPDPDGLPAQPHPVELADAGPGRWTSLRWFRRCEVDTGRPEDSDGPGRLRIWWRPDGAVPHDPLLGAALVSYLCAASLVEPAVAARVARGSRQLNTAQRDFAIWFQDAPRLDDWLLLDQCSDSAIGARALSRGRMYNRTGDLVCTANQELYFPPRLPQGH
- a CDS encoding (2Fe-2S)-binding protein, with product MFVCLCTGATSHVITDAVANGACTSKQVAEACGAGTDCGRCRHTVRGIIESYYREHDLAHARPTAAAV
- a CDS encoding N-acyl-D-amino-acid deacylase family protein, which translates into the protein MSYDTIIKNGRWFDGTGAPSAVRNIGIRAGHVVAVDTEDLDATGCPEVIDASGRWVLPGMIDIHTHYDVEVLEGPGLPESLRHGVTTVMLGSCSLSTIHVDGTDAGDLFGRVEAIPREHVIAAVDRNKNWSSAAGYADALQALPLGPNVAAFIGHSDMRAAAMGLDRATRKDVRPTRAEQARMESWLTDALDAGFVGMSSQQLLFDKLDGEVCRSRTLPSTYAKARELRRLKSLLRARGRILQSGPDINNPLNLVSQLAQSIGLLRPKLKTSLLSAADVKANPYAVSLMGPSARAVSRLGGDFRWQHLPVPFEVYADGIDLVIFEEFGSGAAALHLSDELERDEMIRDVDYRRRFRKDYENKFGVRVWHRDFFDAEIVDCPDPAVIGKSFGQVGLDRGGLHPVDAFLDLVLEHGRELRWRTTISNHRPEILKKMAVEPGIQMGFSDAGAHLRNMAFYNSGLRLLRHVRDAERAGKGFMTIEHAVHRMTGELADWYGLDAGHLRVGDRADLVIIDPEALDDRLDAYAEETVDAYGGLSRMVNRNDDAVAAVFVAGRAVVRDGVPTELVGTERTGAFLRHGRLAPATETKGGLADVG
- the bfr gene encoding bacterioferritin, with translation MQGDPEVLKLLNEQLTSELTAINQYFLHSKMQDNWGFTELAAHTRAESFDEMRHAEAVTDRILLLDGLPNYQRIGSLRIGQTLREQFEADLAIEYEVVQRLRPGIIMCREKQDSTSAKLLEEIVADEEQHIDYLETQLELMDKLGEELYSAQCVSRPPQ
- a CDS encoding nuclear transport factor 2 family protein — encoded protein: MSVEHNDPKAVVTGMWQALSDRDWQALAGFLADDCIYLDVPVGPAAAARGPEDIIKRLKIGLEPLAGYANFPGLMLHDGADVMYEHHEEWQWASGESALLKFVSVHQVRDGKVTLWKDYWDMGALSNHAPPSWLADFATADMSWIFDATGLA
- a CDS encoding enoyl-CoA hydratase/isomerase family protein; this encodes MLDITDENRVRTITLNRPEALNAFNEALYDATTIALREAAADPEVAVVLLTGAGRAFSAGTDLGDLQAMATDPDFVAGEFGFNGLVDALAAFPKPLICAVNGLGLGIGTTVLGFADLAFMSTDARLKCPFTSLGVAPEAASSFLLPQLIGRQNAAWLLMSSEWIGAEEALRMGLVWKVCPPQELLAQARAHAEVLASRSIASLMAVKATMTAPAEQAVAEARARENGFFATLLGSADNAAALTAFNQKD
- a CDS encoding N-acyl-D-amino-acid deacylase family protein; translation: MFDLTITGGTVVDGTGADRYRADIGISGGRITEIRRRGGDDPGLTEVPAAQTIDATGRFVTPGFVDVHTHFDGQVSWDDTLEPSSLHGVTTVVSGNCGVGFAPVRPGSEQWLIELMEGVEDIPGSALAEGIDWQWESFPQYLDAIEKRHLAVDYGTQIAHGAVRGYAMGERGANNEEATAEDIAVMSRIVQEAIEAGALGFSTSRTEAHRAMDGQAVPGTYAAEAELFGLGAAMAAGGQAVFEVAPQGTAGESPEQACMHEMDWMARLSAEIDRPVSFTLIEAAHAPDLWRRQLDRAGKAHDDGIALYAQFAARPFGMLFGFPGYHAFTHRPSYRALAARHQGAELVARLADPAVKAAILADQDLPPQPVPLFDSLFAMIQHSVDRIYAIGDPPDYEPTPDRTIAAIAARRGEDPLATMYDMMLESDGGAMLMLPFFNYAAGDHSSIYEMMTHPAAVSGLSDAGAHCGLICDASYPTFLLTHWARDRHRGPKFSLEYVVRKQTMDTATLFGLSDRGVIALGKKADLNVVDMTALTLGVPRMVHDLPAGGRRLVQGASGYDATVVSGVVTRRHGADTGDRPGRLIRGVR
- the fdxA gene encoding ferredoxin; translation: MTYVIASPCVDVVDKSCQQECPADCIYEGVRALYINAEECVDCGACKLACKMEAIFYEDDLPESERVHLADNAAFFAEILPGRSAPLGAPGGAMDLGPVGVDTPYVAGLPPMATAGV
- a CDS encoding transglycosylase family protein is translated as MTGFRKYLVMALMTGAALLGLLTLGSGTAAAAPVNWDAVAQCESGGNWAINTGNGHYGGLQFKQATWDANGGRGNPALASREEQIRVAENVRATQGMKAWPTCGSRGGDLFSAPAPVSRQGVTAGQYVKNTVREIIGLIPGLR